TTTGCTGGAGGGCACCAATGTTTCCGAAGGGAGGGGAACGGAAATGCCCTTTTTGCAATTTGGCGCGCCATGGATAAAGACTGCTGTTTTATTAAAAGAATTGCGCGCTTTAAATTTGCCGGGCGTGCAGTTTGATTCAACTATTTTTAAGCCGCAATCCATTCCAGGAAAGGCAGTTCACCCCAAGTTTGAGAATCAGCGTTGTTACGGGGTTCGTTTGCGCGTTACCGATCGTAACGCCTTTCGCTCTTTTAAAACGGGCGTTTTAGTGATTAAAGCTTTGCACGATTTATATCCCGATCACTTTGCCTGGCGTGTAGGGCATTTTGATCGTTTGTGCGGAACCGATGCTGTTCGCCTGGCTATTGAAAAGGGCGAACAACTGGATGTTCTTTTTGAGCAGTGGGAAAAAGAAGGCGAGGCCTTTCAGAAACAGCGTCAGCCTTATTTGCTTTATTAGAATACTGCCTTCGTAGCATCTATCCCGCCATGGAGGCTGTTGCATGGGGGGGAGGAATTAATGCTTATATTCTCCGATATTGATAATTTTTTCTCATTCTTAAGCGTTGGGCAAAATATAGAATTAAAAACGCCAAAATATTCTTTGAAAATAAAATTAATAGATCATCTTTTTCTTGTGATGCTGTTATAAACGCTGCTAAACGTTTCCCTAACATATTTTTAAATAGAACATTAATATTATGCCCAATACACATTAACGTAAATTCACTACGAACATTATTAAGACCAGATAAGGAAAATCCACGATAGCCTAAATTATGCTTCAAGTTACCAAAAACAGGTTCAACTGTCACCGAACGCTTTTTTAGTCGTTCCTGCGCCGCTGAAGTTTGTAACTTTTTCGCCATACGTTCGCAATAACTCTCATTAACTGAACGATGGATTTGCTTAACTTTCTTTTTACTGGAAATGCATAAATTAATTAAGGGACAGTCCTGACAATCATTGGAACGATATACGATCCGTTCGCTATTCCTCTCAACTGGAAAAAGCTTCTTACCCGCCGGACATTCATAGTAATCTCCCTGTTCATGATACACAAAATCACTTCGTTTTAGTTTTCTTTCTTCTTTTTGCAATTCTTCCTTGGAGGTCGGTGTCTCCTTTATCGAACGATTGGATAACTGGGGATCGGCTATTACGGCATCAATCTGCTTTTCTTCCAATTCTTTTAGGTCTGTGCTATTGTGATAACCGGAATCGGCCGTGTAAGATCGCTTATCATCTGAACCAAGATTCTTCTCTACTTGTTCTTGGATCGGTATGAATTGACCCTGGTCGTTGGGCTGGCTTACCACTTCATGGGCTACAATTAAATGACTGGACATATCTACGCCTAATTGTGCGTTATAACCCGGCCCATCCACCGAAGGCATCATGCGGGCATCCGGCTCTTTTACATTTATTTGATGTCTTGAACGATGTTCTGATTTGAGCTGTTTCTTACGCTCTTTCAATTGGGCTTTACGTTCTAATATCTCTTTCTCTAAGCGCTCAAGCCGTTCTTTCTCCGCTCGAAGAGTTTCTAAATCTAATTCATCCGTGGCCCCCTGTTCTACAAAATTACAGCGCTGCATGTATTGCTTGATCTCTGCTCTTAACTTCTCTATACGTTTGTCTAATTGATCCTCAGTGTAGCCATGACGCTTACTGCTGTGCGCTTTGATTTTCGTGCCATCTATGGCTATCTGGTTGAAACTACTTATGCCTTCGGCCTGGGCAATTAAAAGTATCTCTACAAAATATTGGTCTAATAAATCCAAATGTGCCTTGCGAAAACGACTTAATGTACTATGATCCGGATGCTGATTCCCAGTGATATAAATGTAGCGCGTATCATATTTACACAATTCCTCCAGCTTACGGGTGCTGGTAATGCCGTTACTATAAGCATAAAACCATAAGGCAAGCATCATGTCTGGGGCATAAGAATCACCGCCTTGTGAACTATAACGGGAATAAAGTGCACTTAAATCAAGGCGCGAAACCAACTCCACTACAAATCGACTCTTTGGATCGTCTCTGGCAAAATCTTCCACACTATAGCCAAAGAGATTCATTTGTGAGCGATTATAAGTAATAAAACTCATGGAATTCCTTTGTTATTACTTGTTTTATCTGTCGCCCAGAATTTACAAATTTTTTGAATTTTACTCAAACTGAATTTGCAACAGCCTCCATGGCTGGATTGGTTGAATGGTTGAATGGTTGAATGGTCGCCGGGTGTCATTCCTGTTCCAGCACTGGAGGCTGTTGCATGGGGGGGAGGAATTAATGCTTATATTCTCCGATATTGATAATTTTTTCTCATTCTTAAGCGTTGGGCAAAATATAGAATTAAAAACGCCAAAATATTCTTTGAAAATAAAATTAATAGATCATCTTTTTCTTGTGATGCTGTTATAAACGCTGCTAAACGTTTCCCTAACATATTTTTAAATAGAACATTAATATTATGCCCAATACACATTAACGTAAATTCACTACGAACATTATTAAGACCAGATAAGGAAAATCCACGATAGCCTAAATTATGCTTCAAGTTACCAAAAACAGGTTCAACTGTCACCGAACGCTTTTTTAGTCGTTCCTGCGCCGCTGAAGTTTGTAACTTTTTCGCCATACGTTCGCAATAACTCTCATTAACTGAACGATGGATTTGCTTAACTTTCTTTTTACTGGAAATGCATAAATTAATTAAGGGACAGTCCTGACAATCATTGGAACGATATACGATCCGTTCGCTATTCCTCTCAACTGGAAAAAGCTTCTTACCCGCCGGACATTCATAGTAATCTCCCTGTTCATGATACACAAAATCACTTCGTTTTAGTTTTCTTTCTTCTTTTTGCAATTCTTCCTTGGAGGTCGGTGTCTCCTTTATCGAACGATTGGATAACTGGGGATCGGCTATTACGGCATCAATCTGCTTTTCTTCCAATTCTTTTAGGTCTGTGCTATTGTGATAACCGGAATCGGCCGTGTAAGATCGCTTATCATCTGAACCAAGATTCTTCTCTACTTGTTCTTGGATCGGTATGAATTGACCCTGGTCGTTGGGCTGGCTTACCACTTCATGGGCTACAATTAAATGACTGGACATATCTACGCCTAATTGTGCGTTATAACCCGGCCCATCCACCGAAGGCATCATGCGGGCATCCGGCTCTTTTACATTTATTTGATGTCTTGAACGATGTTCTGATTTGAGCTGTTTCTTACGCTCTTTCAATTGGGCTTTACGTTCTAATATCTCTTTCTCTAAGCGCTCAAGCCGTTCTTTCTCCGCTCGAAGAGTTTCTAAATCTAATTCATCCGTGGCCCCCTGTTCTACAAAATTACAGCGCTGCATGTATTGCTTGATCTCTGCT
This sequence is a window from Caldithrix abyssi DSM 13497. Protein-coding genes within it:
- a CDS encoding IS1182 family transposase, with protein sequence MSFITYNRSQMNLFGYSVEDFARDDPKSRFVVELVSRLDLSALYSRYSSQGGDSYAPDMMLALWFYAYSNGITSTRKLEELCKYDTRYIYITGNQHPDHSTLSRFRKAHLDLLDQYFVEILLIAQAEGISSFNQIAIDGTKIKAHSSKRHGYTEDQLDKRIEKLRAEIKQYMQRCNFVEQGATDELDLETLRAEKERLERLEKEILERKAQLKERKKQLKSEHRSRHQINVKEPDARMMPSVDGPGYNAQLGVDMSSHLIVAHEVVSQPNDQGQFIPIQEQVEKNLGSDDKRSYTADSGYHNSTDLKELEEKQIDAVIADPQLSNRSIKETPTSKEELQKEERKLKRSDFVYHEQGDYYECPAGKKLFPVERNSERIVYRSNDCQDCPLINLCISSKKKVKQIHRSVNESYCERMAKKLQTSAAQERLKKRSVTVEPVFGNLKHNLGYRGFSLSGLNNVRSEFTLMCIGHNINVLFKNMLGKRLAAFITASQEKDDLLILFSKNILAFLILYFAQRLRMRKNYQYRRI
- a CDS encoding IS1182 family transposase, with protein sequence MSFITYNRSQMNLFGYSVEDFARDDPKSRFVVELVSRLDLSALYSRYSSQGGDSYAPDMMLALWFYAYSNGITSTRKLEELCKYDTRYIYITGNQHPDHSTLSRFRKAHLDLLDQYFVEILLIAQAEGISSFNQIAIDGTKIKAHSSKRHGYTEDQLDKRIEKLRAEIKQYMQRCNFVEQGATDELDLETLRAEKERLERLEKEILERKAQLKERKKQLKSEHRSRHQINVKEPDARMMPSVDGPGYNAQLGVDMSSHLIVAHEVVSQPNDQGQFIPIQEQVEKNLGSDDKRSYTADSGYHNSTDLKELEEKQIDAVIADPQLSNRSIKETPTSKEELQKEERKLKRSDFVYHEQGDYYECPAGKKLFPVERNSERIVYRSNDCQDCPLINLCISSKKKVKQIHRSVNESYCERMAKKLQTSAAQERLKKRSVTVEPVFGNLKHNLGYRGFSLSGLNNVRSEFTLMCIGHNINVLFKNMLGKRLAAFITASQEKDDLLILFSKNILAFLILYFAQRLRMRKNYQYRRI